In Aeromicrobium sp. A1-2, the DNA window CGACCGACCAGGCCAACAGGGTCTCGTCGTCGTTGATGCTGAACGCTCCGAGCGAGAAGAACTCGTGGCCCTCGGCCTCGACGTTGGAGTCCAGCAGAATCTCCTCGCCGGCGATCTCGGTGCCGGCCTCGAGCGCCGGCGGATCCCAGTCGTCGGGGTCACCGATCGGGCATCTGCAACGGATCGCGTACTGCTGGCCCTCGACGGTGCGGGCGTAGTACCACCAGGCGCCCCGTCGCACCGGCACCGAGAGATCCGTCTCGAGGGTGCGGGCCTTGATCTCGTCGAAGATCTGCCGGCGCAACGGCTCCAGGTGAGCAGTCGCTGCGTCGGTGTGGACGTTCTCGGCCTCGAGATAGGCCAGCGTCGCGGGATCCTCCTTGTCGCGCATCCACTCGTAGTCGTCGACGAACTCGTCTCCGTGGTGGCTGCGGACGATGGGCCGGCGCTCGGCGATCGGAGGAACAGTCATACCCCGAACGTACCGGTGTGCCCAGTGCCGAGGGCAGGGTCGTCGGTGCGGAAGGTGTGCACAGGCCCCGGGGGAGTCCACCGGGTCTCGAACCGCACCGTGACCCGTCCCAGTCCCGAGCCCCAGACCCAGCCGTCGCCATGGTGCTCGTGGTGCACGTCCATGCCGGGATACCAGCGGACGGCGCGGCTCACGTCCTCCTCGACCGGATCCTCGTCGAGGTCATCATCGTCTTCGGAAGCGAACAGATCGTCCTGCACCCAGTCGGCCAGGCCGCTCACGCCGACGCCGAGCAGGCGCAGGCCGTTGCTGATGTCCTCGCCGGCCAGCAGACCGCAGGCAATCGTGGCGAGGATCCGGGCGTTGTCGGTGGGATTGGGCAGTGTCGAGGACCGGGTGTGGGTCTCGAAGTCGTGGTGCCGCATCTTGAGTGTCACGGTGCGCCCCGAGAGCCCGTTCTTGCGTAGCCGTGCCGAGACCGATCGGGCCATCCGATCGACGATGGTCTCGAGCTGGACCCGGTCGGAGATGTCCTGCTCGAAGGTGTCCTCGACGCTGACCGACTTGGTTTCTCGCGATGCCACGACAGGGCGGTCGTCGTCGGCACGGGCCATCCGGTGCAGCGAGCGGCCGGAGGCCTGGCCCAGCAGGCGCACCAACTCGTCCTCGCTGGGGGTGCGCAGGTCATCGACGGTCAGGATGCCGACCCGGCGCAGGCGTTCGGCTGTCGCGGGTCCGACGCCAGGGAGTGCCGTGGCCTGCATCGGGCCCAGGACCGCGGCCTCGGTGCCCGGCTGCACGACGAAGACCCCGTCGGGCTTGTTGATCTCGCTGGCGATCTTGGCCATGAGCTTGGACGACGCGACCCCCACCGACGCGGTCAGTCCGCCGGTGAGATCGGCGATGTCGGCGCGGATGCGGGCCACGACCTGCTCGACCTCCTGCGAGTCGAAGTCCGGGGCGGCCGCCAGGTCGACGAATGCCTCGTCGAGGGACAGCGGCTCGATCAGCTCGGACTCCTCGCGCAACCGCTCCATGACGAGCCGGCTGGCCTCTCGGTAGGCGTCGAAGCGACCGCCCAGGAACGCTGCGTGTGGGCAGCGGGCGCGAGCCTCGGCGGTGCGCATCGCCGAGCGGACGCCATGCACCCGGGCTTCGTACGACGCAGTCGCCACGACGCCGCGTGGGCCGATGCCGCCGACGATGACCGGACGG includes these proteins:
- a CDS encoding DNA polymerase IV, which gives rise to MRSTATIMHLDLDAFFASVEQRDKPSLRGRPVIVGGIGPRGVVATASYEARVHGVRSAMRTAEARARCPHAAFLGGRFDAYREASRLVMERLREESELIEPLSLDEAFVDLAAAPDFDSQEVEQVVARIRADIADLTGGLTASVGVASSKLMAKIASEINKPDGVFVVQPGTEAAVLGPMQATALPGVGPATAERLRRVGILTVDDLRTPSEDELVRLLGQASGRSLHRMARADDDRPVVASRETKSVSVEDTFEQDISDRVQLETIVDRMARSVSARLRKNGLSGRTVTLKMRHHDFETHTRSSTLPNPTDNARILATIACGLLAGEDISNGLRLLGVGVSGLADWVQDDLFASEDDDDLDEDPVEEDVSRAVRWYPGMDVHHEHHGDGWVWGSGLGRVTVRFETRWTPPGPVHTFRTDDPALGTGHTGTFGV